From the Desulfovibrio sp. UIB00 genome, one window contains:
- a CDS encoding thioesterase family protein, whose translation MSNTITPGMNGTAETTVTEAMLASTVGSGKVSVFSTAMMVAWMEGTAVDVVQPHLEEGQTTVGTGINVSHVAATPQGMKVRFTAEVTAVSSNGKGLGFKVAAYDETGLIGEGTHERVVVNKDKFESRTRDKAKA comes from the coding sequence ATGAGCAATACTATTACGCCCGGCATGAACGGTACGGCAGAAACCACGGTTACCGAGGCCATGCTGGCAAGTACTGTGGGCAGCGGCAAAGTAAGTGTTTTTTCCACCGCCATGATGGTGGCCTGGATGGAAGGCACAGCCGTGGATGTGGTGCAGCCGCACCTCGAAGAAGGGCAAACGACCGTAGGAACCGGCATCAACGTCAGCCATGTGGCAGCGACGCCGCAGGGTATGAAGGTGCGTTTTACTGCGGAAGTAACCGCAGTTTCCTCCAACGGCAAAGGCCTGGGTTTCAAGGTTGCTGCCTATGACGAGACAGGGCTGATCGGCGAGGGTACGCACGAGCGCGTGGTTGTGAACAAAGATAAATTTGAGAGCAGAACCAGGGACAAGGCAAAAGCCTGA
- a CDS encoding DctP family TRAP transporter solute-binding subunit, with product MKGFLRWTWGVVFVCLLAGGVLTALPQQAAAAAYKAEYKLSVVPGATSGWGLTAARFAELVHERTNGRINIKVYPSSQLLAGKQTSEFLMLRNGAIDFALASPINWSPQIKELNLTALPFLMAVQPDRYKAIDAVTSGKSGAMLIAAVESKGVKILGWGENGYREMTTSKGPITQPEDMQGLKIRVVGSPIFIDTFRAMGANPVNMNWAEATTGFQQGVVDGQENPTNGINIPLKIWDYHKFLCDWHYVIDPLMLGANPGVWKSFSPEDQQILLACAKEMELYGKALSRLGMDDGQSKAYLEKIGKLPEITDPYACLEQHGMTVTRLSPEQTAQFFKATQAVRDDWTAKIGPDLVKAAEQDMAAAK from the coding sequence ATGAAGGGCTTTTTGCGTTGGACATGGGGCGTTGTGTTCGTCTGCCTGCTGGCGGGCGGCGTGTTGACCGCATTGCCGCAACAGGCAGCTGCGGCGGCCTACAAGGCGGAATACAAACTCAGCGTGGTACCCGGCGCAACATCCGGGTGGGGTCTCACGGCAGCCCGCTTTGCGGAACTGGTGCACGAGCGCACCAACGGGCGCATCAATATCAAGGTCTACCCCTCCAGCCAGTTGCTGGCAGGCAAGCAGACTTCCGAATTTCTCATGCTGCGCAATGGCGCCATTGACTTTGCTCTGGCGTCCCCGATCAACTGGTCGCCGCAGATCAAGGAACTGAACCTCACAGCCCTGCCCTTTCTCATGGCTGTACAGCCCGACCGCTACAAAGCCATAGACGCCGTTACCTCCGGCAAGTCTGGTGCAATGCTGATCGCCGCCGTTGAAAGCAAGGGCGTCAAAATCCTCGGATGGGGCGAAAACGGCTACCGCGAAATGACCACCAGCAAAGGCCCCATCACCCAACCTGAAGATATGCAGGGCCTGAAAATTCGCGTGGTGGGCAGCCCGATCTTTATCGATACGTTTCGTGCCATGGGCGCAAACCCGGTCAACATGAACTGGGCCGAAGCCACCACGGGTTTTCAGCAGGGCGTTGTGGACGGGCAGGAAAATCCCACCAACGGCATCAACATTCCCCTGAAAATATGGGACTATCACAAATTCCTCTGCGATTGGCACTACGTCATTGACCCCCTGATGCTGGGCGCGAATCCCGGCGTGTGGAAGAGCTTTTCGCCTGAAGATCAGCAGATTCTGCTGGCTTGCGCCAAGGAAATGGAGCTGTACGGCAAGGCACTCTCCCGCCTGGGCATGGATGACGGGCAGTCCAAGGCCTACCTTGAAAAAATCGGCAAGCTCCCGGAAATTACCGATCCTTATGCCTGCCTTGAGCAGCATGGCATGACGGTAACACGTCTTAGCCCGGAGCAGACCGCGCAGTTTTTCAAGGCCACACAGGCCGTGCGCGATGACTGGACAGCCAAGATCGGCCCCGATCTTGTCAAAGCGGCAGAGCAGGACATGGCTGCTGCGAAATAG
- a CDS encoding TRAP transporter small permease, protein MGKNMWSLLDRRFEDYLGSFMLAAMAAIAFINVVVRYCTSFSFAWTEELTINFFVWITMLGTARAFREGGHLGMTALYDALPRRFRRVCYWGSVLLAVCFFGALFWTGLTEVLDEIDLEATSEALGIPVWWYTIATPAFSLLIIFRIAQRAVEDQRANNF, encoded by the coding sequence ATGGGCAAGAACATGTGGAGTTTGCTGGACAGACGGTTTGAGGACTACCTGGGATCGTTCATGCTGGCTGCAATGGCGGCCATTGCTTTTATCAACGTGGTAGTGCGTTACTGCACCTCTTTTTCTTTTGCCTGGACAGAAGAACTGACCATCAATTTTTTTGTCTGGATAACCATGCTGGGAACAGCCCGGGCATTCCGCGAAGGCGGACACCTCGGCATGACCGCCCTGTACGATGCCCTGCCCCGGCGTTTTCGCCGCGTTTGCTACTGGGGATCCGTGCTGCTGGCGGTATGCTTTTTTGGCGCTCTGTTCTGGACAGGACTCACCGAAGTTCTGGACGAAATCGACCTTGAGGCTACTTCCGAAGCATTGGGGATTCCGGTGTGGTGGTACACCATCGCCACGCCCGCGTTTTCCCTGCTGATCATTTTCCGCATTGCGCAAAGGGCCGTTGAGGACCAGCGCGCCAACAACTTTTAG